In the Drosophila gunungcola strain Sukarami unplaced genomic scaffold, Dgunungcola_SK_2 000001F, whole genome shotgun sequence genome, one interval contains:
- the LOC128261392 gene encoding rab-like protein 3 gives MKQKQQNIKDVSTVRILMLGDKGVGKTSLTNLLASSAITPTPASRTVGEGLWNVQVRLHEHSISVSLPPTPTWTSPSSSERSGKHSPYPRRTLNSVASGGILYFVEFYDLNSKMRMRREHRDSFYKNIDGIILVYSLQDLRSQDSLHDWLYEPLRHICKYRHRRTRPILGRQHVPILVVGTRLDKLIRRPLRRFGSIAHQLEADEILLNCQDSESFADRSRNEGKLRDFLDRVVKFKEHFPLSKSYDT, from the exons atgaaacaaaaacagcaaaatattaaagatgtGTCCACGGTTCGCATCCTGATGCTGGGTGACAAAG GTGTGGGCAAAACCAGTCTGACCAATTTGTTGGCCAGTAGTGCTATAACGCCCACGCCCGCGTCCCGCACCGTGGGCGAGGGATTGTGGAATGTTCAGGTGCGTCTGCACGAGCACTCCATTTCGGTGTCCTTGCCACCCACGCCCACCTGGACATCGCCCTCCTCCTCGGAACGCTCCGGAAAGCATTCCCCGTACCCACGCAGAACGCTCAACAGCGTCGCCAGTGGCGGTATCCTGTACTTTGTGGAGTTCTATGATCTAAACAGCAAAATGCGCATGCGCCGCGAGCATCGCGATAGTTTCTATAAGAACATCGATGGCATTATCCTCGTTTACAGTCTGCAGGACCTGCGCTCCCAAGACAGCCTGCACGATTGGCTCTACGAGCCATTGCGCCACATATGCAAGTATCGCCACCGGCGAACACGTCCCATTTTGGGGCGCCAACATGTCCCAATCCTGGTTGTGGGTACCAGGTTGGATAAGCTGATCCGCCGGCCGTTGCGTCGTTTTGGGAGCATTGCTCATCAGCTGGAGGCGGACGAGATCCTTCTAAACTGCCAGGATTCCGAGAGTTTCGCAGACAGGAGCCGCAATGAGGGCAAGCTGCGAGACTTTCTCGATCGCGTCGTCAAGTTCAAGGAGCATTTTCCACTCTCTAAATCCTACGACACTTGA
- the LOC128263335 gene encoding adenosine 5'-monophosphoramidase HINT1 yields the protein MFLSAGRNFVRVFSNRHIATCSARMASEVEKSQTAAASEDTIFGKILRKEIPCKFIHEDDRCVAFHDVAPQAPTHFLVIPRKPIAQLSLAEDGDSDLLGHLMLVGRKVAKDLGLEEGYRVVINNGKHGAQSVYHLHLHFLGGRQMQWPPG from the exons ATGTTCTTGTCGGCCGGCCGGAATTTTGTTCGTGTTTTCAG TAACCGTCATATAGCCACCTGCAGTGCTAGAATGGCGAGCGAAGTGGAGAAATCGCAAACGGCAGCAGCCAGCGAAGATACAATTTTCGGCAAGATTTTGCGCAAGGAGATTCCCTGCAAGTTTATCCACGAGGATGATAGG TGCGTGGCCTTTCACGATGTGGCTCCCCAGGCACCGACCCATTTCCTGGTGATCCCCCGCAAGCCGATTGCCCAACTTTCGCTGGCGGAGGATGGAGATTCGGATCTGCTGGGCCATCTCATGCTGGTGGGTCGCAAGGTGGCCAAGGATCTGGGATTGGAGGAGGGCTACCGCGTGGTTATCAACAATGGCAAGCACGGTGCCCAGTCCGTTTACCACTTGCATTTGCACTTCCTCGGCGGCCGCCAGATGCAGTGGCCTCCCGGCTAA